A window of Rhizobium acidisoli contains these coding sequences:
- the pgi gene encoding glucose-6-phosphate isomerase yields the protein MNAIVEQLKSTAAATKATDLRAAFAADSERFSRFSVSLDDLLMDFSKTAVNDDILKLLVKLAEEGGVEKKREEMFSGKAINFTEDRAVLHTALRNRSNTPVLVDSKDVMPDVNAVLAAMGKFADGVRSGALKGATGKAITDVINIGIGGSDLGPVMATLALAPFHDGPRAHFVSNIDGAHIADILKLVQPETTLFIVASKTFTTVETMTNAQTARNFIAKALGEAAVQHHFAAVSTALDKVAAFGIDSARVFGFWDWVGGRYSIWSAIGLPLMIAIGPENFGKFLDGAHAVDNHFRQAPITENLPMLLGLIGFYHRNVLEYPTRAILPYDQRLSRFPAYLQQLDMESNGKGVTIDGTPVQGNSGPVVWGEPGTNGQHAFYQLIHQGTSIIPAEFMIAANAFEPELRHQHQLLISNVLAQSEALMKGRSFAEAKKQLTDKGMDDKKADFIAPHRVFTGNRPSITFVYDKLTPYALGRLIALYEHRVFVEGVLFRINSFDQWGVELGKELATGLLPVVEGKESAAGHDSSTQGLVAALSRLAK from the coding sequence ATGAACGCCATCGTCGAACAGCTGAAAAGCACCGCCGCCGCCACCAAGGCGACCGATCTCCGTGCGGCCTTCGCCGCCGATTCCGAGCGTTTTTCGCGCTTCTCCGTCTCGCTTGATGATCTCTTGATGGATTTTTCCAAGACGGCGGTGAATGACGACATCCTCAAGCTGCTGGTGAAACTCGCTGAAGAAGGCGGCGTCGAGAAGAAGCGCGAGGAGATGTTCTCCGGCAAGGCGATCAATTTCACCGAGGATCGCGCCGTTCTGCACACCGCGCTGCGCAACCGCTCCAACACGCCGGTTCTGGTCGACAGCAAGGACGTCATGCCCGATGTCAACGCTGTGCTGGCCGCCATGGGTAAGTTCGCCGACGGCGTCCGCTCCGGCGCGCTGAAGGGCGCGACCGGCAAGGCGATCACCGATGTCATCAATATCGGCATCGGCGGCTCGGATCTCGGCCCGGTGATGGCGACGCTGGCGCTTGCCCCCTTCCATGACGGTCCGCGCGCCCATTTCGTCTCCAACATCGACGGCGCCCATATTGCCGATATCCTGAAGTTGGTGCAGCCGGAGACGACGCTCTTCATCGTCGCCTCGAAGACCTTCACCACGGTGGAGACGATGACCAATGCGCAGACGGCGCGCAATTTCATCGCCAAGGCGCTCGGCGAAGCGGCCGTGCAGCATCATTTCGCCGCGGTCTCGACGGCGCTCGACAAGGTTGCCGCCTTCGGCATCGACAGCGCCCGTGTCTTCGGCTTCTGGGACTGGGTCGGCGGCCGTTACTCGATCTGGTCGGCGATCGGCCTGCCGCTGATGATCGCCATCGGCCCGGAGAATTTCGGCAAGTTCCTCGATGGCGCCCATGCCGTCGACAATCACTTCCGTCAGGCGCCGATTACCGAGAACCTGCCGATGCTGCTCGGCCTGATCGGCTTCTACCACCGCAATGTGCTTGAATACCCGACCCGCGCCATCCTGCCCTACGACCAGCGCCTGTCGCGCTTCCCGGCCTATCTGCAGCAGCTCGACATGGAATCGAACGGCAAGGGTGTGACCATCGACGGCACGCCGGTTCAAGGCAATTCCGGCCCCGTCGTCTGGGGCGAACCCGGCACCAACGGCCAGCACGCTTTCTACCAGCTCATCCATCAGGGCACGAGCATCATCCCGGCCGAATTCATGATCGCCGCCAATGCCTTCGAGCCGGAGCTGCGTCACCAGCACCAGCTGCTGATCTCCAACGTTCTCGCCCAGTCGGAAGCGCTGATGAAGGGCCGCAGCTTCGCGGAAGCCAAGAAGCAGCTGACCGACAAGGGCATGGACGACAAGAAGGCCGATTTCATCGCTCCGCACCGCGTCTTCACCGGCAACCGCCCGTCGATCACCTTCGTCTACGACAAGCTGACCCCTTATGCCCTCGGCCGCCTGATCGCGCTATACGAACACCGCGTCTTCGTCGAAGGCGTGCTCTTCCGCATCAACTCCTTCGACCAGTGGGGCGTCGAACTCGGCAAGGAACTGGCAACGGGCCTGCTGCCTGTCGTCGAGGGCAAGGAGAGTGCTGCGGGACACGACTCGTCGACGCAGGGCCTGGTTGCTGCGCTGTCGAGGCTCGCGAAGTAA
- a CDS encoding PRC-barrel domain-containing protein, with protein MLNQETDANRRDPDAKSTHSLIASDRVEGTRVYGADGRHIGSIERLIIGKLDGRVAYAVLSFGGFLGIGHDHYPLPWEKLNYDTQLDGYRIDLTKEQIEGAPSYADDDDSWYNDNGRRVYDYYGVPPYWM; from the coding sequence ATGCTCAATCAGGAAACTGACGCCAACCGCCGTGACCCGGACGCCAAGAGCACGCATTCGCTGATCGCCAGCGACCGCGTCGAAGGCACCCGTGTCTATGGCGCCGATGGCAGGCATATCGGCTCGATCGAACGTCTGATCATCGGCAAGCTCGACGGCCGCGTCGCCTATGCCGTGCTGAGCTTCGGCGGCTTCCTCGGCATCGGCCACGATCACTATCCGCTGCCCTGGGAAAAGCTGAACTACGACACGCAGCTGGATGGCTATCGTATCGACCTGACCAAGGAACAGATCGAAGGCGCCCCGAGCTATGCGGACGATGACGACAGCTGGTACAACGACAATGGCCGCCGAGTTTATGATTACTACGGCGTGCCGCCTTACTGGATGTAA
- the osmF gene encoding glycine betaine ABC transporter substrate-binding protein OsmF: MLKKLALAVSLSAFAAGAAHAADVVVSSKIDTEGTLLGNVIALALEANGIKTQDRIALGATPVVRKAITAGEIDIYPEYTGNAGFFFNKADDAAWKNIDQGYELAKKLDYDANKIVWLTPSPANNTWALAVRSDVAEPNKLKSLTDFGKWVAGGGAAKLAASAEFVNSAGALPAFQTTYGFQLKPDQMVVLSGGDTAATIKAAADQTNGVNTAMVYGTDGAIEAAELTVLEDDKNVQQVYAPTPIIREEVLKANPKIEEVLSPIFKSLTADELRKLNAKIQVDGEPAKSVAEAYLKEKGFLK; encoded by the coding sequence ATGCTGAAGAAACTCGCACTCGCCGTCTCGCTCTCCGCCTTCGCGGCGGGTGCGGCTCACGCCGCGGATGTCGTCGTCTCGTCGAAGATCGACACTGAGGGTACGCTGCTCGGCAACGTCATTGCGCTTGCGCTCGAAGCGAACGGCATCAAGACGCAGGACCGTATCGCACTCGGCGCCACGCCGGTCGTGCGCAAGGCGATCACCGCAGGCGAAATCGACATCTATCCGGAATATACCGGCAATGCCGGCTTCTTCTTCAACAAGGCCGATGATGCCGCCTGGAAGAACATCGACCAGGGTTACGAACTGGCGAAGAAGCTCGATTACGACGCCAACAAGATCGTCTGGCTGACGCCGTCGCCCGCCAACAACACCTGGGCGCTTGCCGTGCGCAGCGACGTCGCCGAACCGAACAAGCTGAAGAGCCTGACGGACTTCGGCAAATGGGTTGCCGGCGGCGGTGCCGCCAAGCTTGCCGCCTCCGCCGAATTCGTCAATTCGGCCGGCGCGCTTCCCGCCTTCCAGACGACCTACGGCTTCCAGCTGAAGCCCGACCAGATGGTGGTTCTGTCCGGCGGCGACACGGCGGCGACGATCAAGGCGGCCGCCGATCAGACCAACGGCGTCAACACCGCCATGGTCTACGGCACGGACGGCGCGATCGAAGCGGCCGAACTGACTGTTCTCGAAGACGACAAGAACGTGCAGCAGGTCTATGCACCGACCCCGATCATCCGCGAGGAGGTGCTGAAGGCCAATCCGAAGATCGAGGAAGTGCTCTCGCCGATCTTCAAAAGCCTGACCGCCGACGAACTGCGCAAGCTCAATGCCAAGATCCAGGTCGACGGCGAGCCGGCGAAATCCGTCGCCGAAGCCTATCTGAAGGAAAAAGGCTTCCTGAAATAA
- a CDS encoding VOC family protein has product MAKMIHSMIRVLDEARSVEFYSKAFGLSVADRVDFETFTLIYLSSAETGFELELTVNKGRIEPYDLGNAYGHLAVSVEEVTVERERLSKLGLKPGQLVELNRDGKLFGLFFFVSDPDGYKIEVLQRHGRFL; this is encoded by the coding sequence TTGGCGAAGATGATCCACTCGATGATCCGCGTTCTCGACGAGGCGCGTTCGGTCGAATTCTACAGCAAGGCCTTCGGCCTTTCGGTCGCCGACCGCGTCGATTTCGAAACCTTCACGCTGATCTATCTGAGCAGCGCCGAGACCGGCTTCGAGCTGGAGCTGACGGTCAACAAGGGCCGGATCGAACCTTACGATCTCGGCAACGCCTATGGCCATCTCGCCGTCTCGGTCGAGGAGGTGACCGTCGAGCGCGAGCGGCTGTCGAAACTGGGGCTGAAGCCGGGCCAGTTGGTGGAGCTCAACCGCGACGGCAAGCTTTTCGGCCTGTTCTTCTTCGTCAGCGATCCCGACGGTTACAAGATCGAGGTGCTGCAGCGCCACGGCCGGTTTCTCTGA
- a CDS encoding glycoside hydrolase family 2 protein translates to MIEKTTLNSGWTLHCNDTGRPGLPESIPATVPGCVHLDLLANRLIPDPYIDVNEITNDWIGKTDWTYRCTFEAAPDAGRVQELVFDGLDTIAAIALNGEEIGRSFNMHRTYRFDVSGLLKTGANELSVTFRSAYAYGAEMEKHYGYRPNNYPGPGNLMRKMACNFGWDWGPTLVTAGLWKPVRLEGWDRARLAETRVSASLAGGDGLVKVYARLARHGDGAACRLAATIGGVIKTVAIGADEEEVSFELTLPSPQLWWPHHLGAQPLYPLTVELIDEASGDLLDTYERELGFRSLRLDTAADAHGSAFTFVINDVPLFIAGANWIPDDCFPSRVTAGRYAARIEEAKAANIHMLRVWGGGIFERDEFYEACDRMGMLVWQDFLFACAAYPEEEPLKSEVEAEVRDNVVRLMPHASLILWNGNNENIWGFDEWGWRPIIKAGESWGLGYYLDLLPRLCAELDPDRPYYPGSPYSGSMEIEPNADGHGCKHIWDVWNDVGYEVYHNYIPRFCSEFGWQAPAAWATIEESVHDQPLTPQSNGVFHHQKATQGNDKLIRGLSGHLPEPQTMDDWHFATQLNQARAIRFGIEHMRSHRDICKGAVVWQFNDCWPVTSWAALDSAGRRKPLWYALKGAYDPRLLTIQPRGDGLSAVAVNERTLFWRAKISGKRLRLDGTVLAEFEFWRLLCDRFEAKEFPLPDDIVRPGLPKEEVIVVEMLDRRAFHYFVEDIELALPAPRLSVDVAVIDGGFAVTVTAESFLKDLCLMADRLDPDAVVDTMLVTLLPGESHVFAVKTGKTIVAEDITIGTVLRSANDLVAGR, encoded by the coding sequence ATGATCGAGAAGACCACGCTCAATTCCGGCTGGACACTCCACTGCAACGATACAGGAAGGCCCGGCCTGCCAGAATCGATCCCCGCGACCGTGCCGGGATGCGTGCATCTCGACCTTCTCGCCAACCGGCTGATCCCCGATCCCTATATCGACGTCAACGAGATCACCAATGACTGGATCGGCAAAACCGACTGGACCTATCGCTGCACCTTCGAGGCCGCGCCTGACGCCGGCAGGGTGCAGGAACTGGTCTTCGACGGGCTCGATACGATCGCGGCAATCGCGCTGAACGGCGAGGAGATCGGCCGCTCCTTCAATATGCACCGCACCTATCGCTTCGATGTTTCCGGGCTGCTGAAAACGGGCGCCAACGAACTCAGCGTCACCTTCCGCTCGGCCTATGCCTATGGCGCGGAGATGGAGAAACATTACGGCTATCGGCCGAACAACTATCCGGGACCGGGCAATCTGATGCGCAAGATGGCCTGCAATTTCGGTTGGGACTGGGGCCCGACGCTGGTGACGGCGGGCCTCTGGAAGCCGGTCAGGCTGGAAGGCTGGGATCGGGCGCGGCTTGCCGAGACACGGGTTTCGGCAAGTCTTGCCGGCGGCGACGGGCTGGTGAAGGTGTATGCCAGACTGGCGCGGCATGGCGACGGAGCGGCGTGCAGGCTCGCCGCGACAATCGGCGGCGTGATCAAAACGGTGGCGATCGGGGCCGACGAAGAGGAGGTTTCTTTCGAGCTTACCCTCCCCTCGCCGCAGCTTTGGTGGCCGCATCATCTCGGCGCGCAGCCGCTTTATCCCCTGACGGTTGAGCTGATCGACGAGGCCAGCGGTGATCTGCTCGACACCTACGAACGCGAGCTCGGTTTCCGTTCGCTGAGGCTCGACACCGCAGCCGATGCACACGGCTCCGCCTTCACCTTCGTCATCAACGACGTGCCGCTGTTCATCGCCGGCGCGAACTGGATTCCGGACGATTGTTTCCCGTCGCGGGTGACGGCCGGGCGTTATGCGGCGCGGATCGAGGAGGCCAAGGCCGCCAATATCCACATGCTGCGCGTCTGGGGCGGCGGCATCTTCGAGCGTGACGAATTCTACGAGGCTTGCGACCGCATGGGCATGCTGGTCTGGCAGGACTTCCTCTTTGCCTGCGCCGCCTATCCGGAAGAGGAGCCGCTGAAGAGCGAGGTCGAGGCCGAGGTGCGCGACAATGTCGTGCGGCTGATGCCGCATGCCAGCCTGATCCTCTGGAACGGCAACAATGAAAACATCTGGGGTTTTGACGAATGGGGCTGGCGGCCGATCATCAAGGCAGGCGAAAGCTGGGGGCTCGGCTATTATCTCGACCTGCTGCCGCGGCTTTGCGCCGAACTCGATCCCGACCGGCCCTATTATCCCGGCAGCCCCTATTCCGGTTCGATGGAGATCGAACCCAATGCCGACGGCCATGGCTGCAAACATATCTGGGACGTGTGGAACGATGTCGGCTACGAGGTCTACCACAATTATATCCCGCGCTTCTGCTCCGAATTCGGCTGGCAGGCGCCGGCCGCCTGGGCGACGATCGAAGAAAGCGTGCATGATCAGCCGCTGACGCCGCAATCGAACGGCGTCTTCCATCACCAGAAGGCCACCCAAGGCAATGACAAGCTGATCCGCGGCCTCTCAGGCCATTTGCCGGAACCGCAAACGATGGACGACTGGCACTTCGCCACCCAGCTCAACCAGGCCCGCGCCATCCGCTTCGGCATCGAGCACATGCGGTCGCACCGGGATATCTGCAAGGGTGCGGTGGTCTGGCAGTTCAATGACTGCTGGCCGGTGACCTCATGGGCCGCACTCGATTCAGCCGGCCGCCGCAAGCCGCTCTGGTATGCGCTGAAGGGCGCCTATGATCCGCGTCTGCTGACAATCCAGCCACGCGGCGACGGACTTTCGGCTGTGGCGGTCAATGAGAGAACGTTGTTCTGGCGGGCGAAGATCAGCGGCAAACGCCTCAGGCTCGACGGCACCGTGCTGGCCGAATTCGAATTCTGGCGGCTGCTCTGCGACCGGTTCGAGGCCAAGGAATTTCCGCTGCCCGACGATATCGTCAGGCCCGGCTTACCGAAGGAGGAAGTCATCGTCGTCGAGATGCTCGACAGGCGGGCGTTCCATTATTTCGTCGAGGATATCGAGCTTGCCCTGCCGGCGCCGCGGCTGAGCGTCGATGTTGCAGTGATCGATGGCGGGTTTGCGGTTACGGTGACGGCTGAGAGTTTCCTCAAGGATCTCTGCCTGATGGCGGATCGGCTGGATCCGGATGCTGTGGTCGACACGATGCTGGTGACGCTGCTGCCGGGGGAGAGCCATGTGTTTGCGGTGAAGACGGGCAAGACGATCGTCGCGGAGGATATCACGATCGGCACCGTGCTGCGGTCGGCCAATGATTTGGTGGCGGGGCGTTAA
- a CDS encoding long-chain fatty acid--CoA ligase — MNSISVHPNGAKPEKPWLAAYPDVVPAELPPLEYASLAELLEKSCARFADRTAFASMGKAMSYRELESQTRKVAAWLQSAGLEKGDRVAVMMPNVLQNPVATYAILRAGFVVVNVNPLYTPRELEHQLRDSGAKAIFVLENFARTVEQVLNKTDLKHVVVTSLGEMLGLKGLIVNFAVRKVKKLVPSWSIPQHKSFGQVLREGAKKTLQPVTLAGSDIAFLQYTGGTTGVAKGAVLTHANLLANKLQLSLWLRSAFERKKQPEVLNFLCALPLYHIFALTVNSLMGMSLGARNILIANPRDIPGLVKEFGKSDVHIFPGLNTLFNALMNNADFAKLDFSPLIMSLGGGMAVQRPVAERWLKITGTAVTEGYGLSETSPVATANRFDSPEFTGSIGLPMPSTDLDIRDEDGKSLPLGEVGEICIRGPQVMAGYWQKPEETARVMTEDGYFRSGDMGFMDARGYTKIVDRKKDMILVSGFNVYPNEIEEVAAMHAGILEAAAIGVPDGHSGEAVKLFVVRKDPKLTEAEVKAHCIANLTNYKRPRFIEFRTELPKSPVGKILRKDLRG; from the coding sequence ATGAACAGCATTTCCGTCCATCCGAACGGAGCCAAGCCTGAAAAACCCTGGCTTGCCGCCTATCCGGATGTGGTTCCGGCCGAGCTTCCGCCGCTGGAATATGCCTCGCTGGCGGAACTGCTGGAAAAATCCTGCGCCCGTTTCGCCGACCGCACCGCCTTTGCCAGCATGGGCAAGGCGATGAGCTACCGCGAGCTGGAAAGCCAGACGCGCAAGGTCGCCGCCTGGCTGCAGAGCGCCGGCCTGGAGAAGGGCGACCGCGTCGCGGTGATGATGCCGAACGTCTTGCAGAACCCGGTCGCCACCTACGCCATCCTCAGGGCCGGCTTCGTCGTCGTCAACGTCAACCCGCTCTATACGCCGCGCGAGCTCGAACATCAGCTGCGCGATTCCGGCGCCAAGGCGATCTTCGTGCTGGAAAATTTCGCCCGCACGGTGGAGCAGGTCCTGAACAAGACCGACCTCAAGCATGTCGTCGTCACCTCGCTCGGCGAAATGCTGGGGCTGAAGGGGCTGATCGTCAATTTCGCCGTGCGCAAGGTGAAGAAGCTCGTTCCCTCCTGGTCGATCCCTCAGCACAAAAGCTTCGGCCAGGTGCTGCGCGAAGGGGCGAAAAAAACGCTGCAGCCGGTCACGCTTGCCGGCAGCGATATCGCCTTCCTGCAATATACCGGCGGCACGACGGGCGTTGCCAAGGGCGCGGTGCTGACGCATGCAAACCTGCTTGCCAACAAGCTGCAGCTATCGCTCTGGCTCAGATCGGCCTTCGAGCGCAAGAAACAGCCCGAGGTGCTGAATTTCCTCTGCGCCCTGCCGCTCTACCACATTTTCGCGCTGACGGTGAATTCGCTGATGGGCATGTCGCTCGGCGCCCGCAATATCCTGATCGCCAATCCGCGCGACATTCCCGGTCTCGTCAAGGAATTCGGCAAGTCCGATGTGCATATCTTTCCCGGCCTCAATACGCTGTTCAATGCGCTGATGAACAATGCCGATTTCGCCAAGCTCGATTTCTCCCCGCTGATCATGTCGCTCGGCGGCGGCATGGCCGTGCAGCGCCCGGTCGCCGAACGCTGGTTGAAAATAACCGGCACGGCGGTGACGGAGGGTTACGGCCTTTCCGAAACCTCGCCTGTCGCCACCGCCAACCGCTTCGATTCGCCGGAGTTCACCGGCTCGATCGGCCTGCCGATGCCCTCCACCGATCTCGATATCCGCGACGAGGACGGAAAATCGCTGCCGCTCGGCGAGGTCGGCGAGATCTGCATCCGCGGGCCGCAGGTGATGGCCGGCTATTGGCAGAAGCCGGAGGAGACGGCGCGGGTGATGACCGAGGACGGTTATTTCCGCTCTGGAGATATGGGTTTCATGGATGCGCGCGGCTATACCAAGATCGTTGACCGCAAGAAGGACATGATCCTGGTTTCAGGCTTCAACGTCTATCCGAACGAGATCGAGGAAGTCGCCGCCATGCATGCCGGCATCCTCGAGGCAGCGGCGATCGGCGTGCCGGACGGGCATTCGGGTGAGGCGGTCAAACTCTTCGTGGTCAGGAAGGATCCGAAGCTGACCGAGGCCGAGGTGAAGGCCCATTGCATCGCCAACCTCACCAATTACAAACGCCCGCGCTTCATCGAATTCCGCACCGAGCTGCCGAAGTCGCCTGTTGGCAAGATCCTGCGCAAGGACCTGCGCGGCTGA
- a CDS encoding ABC transporter permease: MKLLVANLFRLAALALLLILLFRTEWLSFLLVPLTSNNAPAVYTQNSLASLAVGHLQLVIGSIACSAVLAVAGGIFVTRESGADFLPLSRAIANAGQTFPPVAVLALAVPATGFGAMPTLIALFLYGLLPIFENTVAGLKQVSPQVLDAADGMGMNGRQRLLRVELPLALPLILEGLKVATVINIGTATIGSTVAAKGLGEVIIAGLISDNTAFILQGGLIVGLMAVLIYDAMGLVEAAITRRIGLRPA, encoded by the coding sequence ATGAAACTCCTCGTCGCCAATCTCTTCCGCCTGGCGGCGCTCGCCCTGCTGCTCATCCTGCTGTTCAGGACCGAGTGGCTGTCCTTCCTGCTCGTGCCGCTGACCAGCAACAATGCCCCCGCCGTTTATACGCAGAACAGCCTTGCCTCGCTCGCGGTCGGCCATCTGCAGCTGGTGATCGGATCGATTGCCTGCAGCGCCGTGCTCGCCGTTGCCGGCGGCATCTTCGTCACCCGCGAGAGTGGCGCCGACTTTCTGCCGCTGTCACGCGCCATCGCCAATGCCGGGCAGACCTTTCCACCGGTGGCGGTGCTGGCGCTGGCTGTTCCCGCCACCGGCTTCGGCGCCATGCCGACGCTGATCGCGCTCTTTCTCTACGGGCTGCTGCCGATCTTCGAAAACACCGTCGCCGGGCTGAAGCAGGTGTCGCCGCAGGTGCTCGACGCCGCCGACGGCATGGGCATGAACGGCAGGCAGCGGCTGTTGCGCGTCGAGCTGCCGCTTGCCCTGCCGCTGATTCTCGAAGGGCTGAAGGTTGCCACCGTGATCAATATCGGCACGGCGACGATCGGCTCGACGGTGGCGGCAAAGGGCCTCGGCGAGGTGATCATTGCCGGGCTGATTTCCGACAACACAGCCTTCATTCTGCAGGGCGGGCTGATCGTCGGCCTGATGGCGGTGCTGATCTATGACGCCATGGGCCTTGTCGAAGCGGCGATCACCCGAAGAATCGGCTTGCGCCCGGCGTAA
- a CDS encoding ABC transporter permease: MEETSAVSRLDRLGLVLVAGGIAATALMPFIYVKANRIAAGKPMLLTQLLPQPSVVILTVLLILTVLATLFLRNALARLVIATLCLAALVVAIGLVSTAATPPGSTVARMTPGGGFWVLFAVIGLVISDALVKIHLAPWMRVAALAGYTALLFISLASGLLDSLSIMKEFSTRAPQFETEAISHLLLAFGSLAIAIILGLPLGILCFWVPKLRAIVLQGLSLIQTIPSLALFGLLMLPLGYLATHVPLASAIGIRGIGTAPALIALVLYSLLPIVANTVVGLQGVDPSVRDAAAGMGLTRRQILTGIDMPLAFPVILTGIRIVLVQAIGMVTIAALIGGGGFGIFIFQGLGQTAMDLVLLGAVPTVFFAFSSAVILDAVIDSIRGSAA; this comes from the coding sequence ATGGAAGAAACCTCAGCGGTCAGCAGGCTGGACCGGCTCGGCTTGGTTCTGGTGGCGGGCGGCATTGCGGCGACGGCGCTGATGCCCTTCATCTATGTCAAGGCGAACCGCATCGCCGCCGGCAAGCCGATGCTGCTGACGCAGCTTCTTCCCCAGCCTTCCGTCGTCATCCTGACCGTGCTGCTCATTCTCACGGTCTTGGCCACGCTGTTTCTCCGCAATGCTCTCGCCCGGCTCGTGATCGCCACACTCTGCCTTGCGGCGCTGGTCGTTGCGATCGGCCTCGTCTCGACGGCGGCAACGCCGCCCGGCAGCACGGTGGCGCGGATGACGCCCGGCGGCGGTTTCTGGGTGCTCTTCGCGGTGATCGGGCTCGTCATCTCGGATGCGCTGGTGAAGATCCACCTGGCGCCCTGGATGCGGGTCGCAGCCCTTGCCGGCTACACGGCGCTGCTCTTCATCTCGCTCGCCTCCGGCCTGCTCGACAGCCTGTCGATCATGAAGGAGTTCTCGACGCGGGCGCCGCAATTCGAGACGGAAGCGATCTCGCATCTGTTGCTGGCCTTCGGCTCGCTCGCCATCGCCATTATCCTCGGCCTGCCGCTCGGCATCCTCTGCTTCTGGGTGCCGAAGCTGCGGGCGATCGTGCTGCAGGGCCTCAGCCTGATCCAGACGATTCCGAGTCTCGCGCTCTTCGGCCTGCTGATGCTGCCGCTCGGTTATCTCGCCACCCATGTGCCGCTGGCATCGGCCATCGGCATTCGCGGCATCGGCACGGCGCCTGCCTTGATCGCGCTGGTGCTCTATTCGCTGCTGCCGATCGTTGCCAACACCGTCGTCGGCCTTCAGGGCGTCGACCCCTCGGTGCGCGATGCGGCGGCCGGCATGGGGCTGACGCGCCGGCAGATCCTCACCGGCATCGACATGCCGCTTGCCTTTCCGGTCATCCTCACCGGCATCCGCATCGTGCTGGTGCAGGCGATCGGCATGGTGACGATCGCCGCGCTGATCGGCGGCGGCGGCTTCGGCATCTTCATCTTCCAGGGGCTCGGCCAGACGGCCATGGACCTCGTCCTGCTCGGCGCCGTGCCGACCGTGTTCTTCGCCTTCTCATCGGCCGTCATCCTCGATGCGGTCATCGACAGCATCCGGGGATCCGCCGCATGA
- a CDS encoding ABC transporter ATP-binding protein encodes MSMIEIRNVTKRYGAATVVDNVSMRVEKGEITVIVGTSGSGKSTLMRMINRLVPITEGEIFVGGQNVIDVEVTELRRKIGYAIQGHGLFPHRTVAQNIATVPQLLDWDSARIAARVEELLGLFNLDPADFADKYPHQLSGGQQQRVGVARALAAEPELLLMDEPFGALDPVIRGKAQDDLLAIQKQFGTTVILVTHDMDEAFHLGNQIAVMSQGRLLQCSPPEKILTEPADPFVQQLTGTSDRALKLMSLLPLKESMEPAKSGLAYALPQSLSLRDALAEMIWQGVDEAAVQDGEKAPVGSISMSRLLELGRKA; translated from the coding sequence ATGAGCATGATCGAGATCAGGAACGTCACCAAGCGCTATGGCGCCGCCACCGTCGTCGACAATGTCTCAATGCGCGTCGAGAAGGGCGAGATCACCGTCATCGTCGGCACCTCGGGCTCCGGCAAATCAACGCTGATGCGGATGATCAACCGGCTGGTGCCGATCACCGAAGGCGAGATTTTCGTCGGCGGGCAGAATGTGATCGACGTCGAGGTGACGGAGCTTCGCCGCAAGATCGGTTATGCCATCCAGGGGCACGGCCTCTTCCCGCATCGCACCGTGGCGCAGAATATCGCCACCGTGCCGCAGCTGCTCGACTGGGATTCGGCCCGCATCGCAGCCCGCGTCGAGGAACTGCTCGGGCTTTTCAACCTCGATCCGGCTGATTTCGCCGACAAATATCCGCACCAGCTTTCCGGCGGCCAGCAGCAGCGCGTCGGCGTCGCGCGGGCGCTTGCCGCCGAACCGGAACTGCTGTTGATGGATGAACCCTTCGGCGCGCTCGATCCGGTCATCCGTGGCAAGGCGCAGGACGATCTGCTGGCGATCCAGAAGCAGTTCGGCACCACCGTCATCCTCGTCACCCACGATATGGACGAGGCCTTCCATCTCGGCAACCAGATCGCGGTGATGAGCCAGGGCAGATTGCTGCAATGCTCGCCGCCGGAAAAGATCCTTACCGAACCCGCCGATCCCTTCGTCCAGCAATTGACCGGCACCTCAGACCGGGCGCTGAAACTGATGTCGCTGCTTCCGCTGAAGGAGAGCATGGAACCGGCCAAGAGTGGGCTCGCCTACGCCCTGCCGCAATCGCTCAGCCTGCGCGACGCGCTCGCCGAAATGATCTGGCAGGGGGTCGACGAGGCGGCGGTGCAGGATGGCGAAAAGGCGCCGGTGGGATCGATCTCGATGAGCCGGCTGCTCGAACTGGGCCGCAAGGCATGA